In Solanum lycopersicum chromosome 3, SLM_r2.1, the genomic stretch ataataaatcttttttcaatatatatatagatttataaatgaaatcaagaaaaaataaatgtatgcAAGTTTTATTTGtatagagattttttttatatacgttCTATTCAACATATTACTGTCGAATGGGAAAAAAAGCACATCCATTATTGTGAAGCACTTTGCCGCCGTtcactttaatttcttttttacttgtTGTAATTATTAAGGAAAATAACACTTTTAGTAAATTTTAACAAGTTATAAAATATTCATTagcaaaaataaatagaaaacattattcaaataattgaatattaaataacacaaaaaataattaaaggatAAAAAAGCTATTGACTCATGATGATTTAATTCTtctcatatttttaaattgggcaagttttaatatatttgcTAAGTAGGACCCACGTATGATATTCAGAACAAATCATACAAATTAAAAGGTCGaagaatattgtatttttatttcaaaaaagtaaaaaacaattaaaaaaaaaagtagaaatagGAGAGGAGGAGAAACATTCACTGGCACccatgaaaaaaaacaaattatatatttcaacTTCCCCACTTCTCTCCATTCATaacaattttcatatatatttttttccatctcTCTAAAAAAAAATCCGCATTGGTTCTTTTTCTGAAAAAAGTTTTTCCATATAAATCTTGTGTTTATTTTTGTCAGAGTTCCATTGTTGGTAAAGGATATTGGCGGTTTTTGTTGGGTTTATAAATCATCAATCATTGGGTTTATACATTGGGAAAATTTTGTATGTTGTAATAATACGTTTGTGTTggattgaattgaagtatgggAAGGAAGAATAGAGGAACAACGAACGGGAGGGTCTCAAGAATTGGAACTTATGCGATTGCATCGTCAATCGATGAACCCAATTCGATTTCATGTACCACCTTCAATATTCTCGCACCCATTTATAAAAGACTCAATCATGAGGTTGGTTTCAattgccattattgcctttttttttattcatgataAAGGGAATCGCAGTTGCTACCCTTTGGTGTTGCACGGTGGTATGCAAATCCCGTTCGGCAAGggattttgaatttgagacCTCCGTTGTGGAAGTTTCAAGCCTAATCATCTGAGACACCCGAAGGGTAGTTTCGTCTGTGTTTTTTTGTCCTGCTTTTTGTTTGGTTTAACGATCTGTTAAtgggaattttttttatggggATTTTAGGACCAGAGTTGTAGAGAAAGCGATTACAAGGCGAATTGGTTGAGCAGGAACAATAGGATATTGGATTGGTTGTTGTTTGAGAGGTCATCCATTATTTGTCTTCAGGTTAGGAGTTTTaatcacttttttttgtttatgataTTGGTTCTTAATATGTTTGTTGTGGATGATATTTAAGATGGTTAAATTGGTTTATAGGAATTCTGGGTTGGGAATGAAGAACTTGTTGGTATGTATGACAAGAGGCTTGGAGATGCTGGATATAATAATTTCAAGCTTGCACGAACCAATAATCGTGGTGATGGTATActtctttctttctattttattattgacACCAGAAAAGTTGTTGTTTTTACCTGTACAGTTTAGCCAACCCACCCCCTCTTTGACTAAAACCCTGTAAAATCAGTTGTAAGTTCAAATAATTTGTCAACTAGTCTTCTTTTAGAACCGTATAAACTCAAAATTCTAGCTCCTTCACGGTTTTGATGTTTATGGTTGCCAATAATCCCTctcaaattaataaaagtagTCTTTTATATGTTACGGTAACTAGGGGGTCAAACCCATATAAATGGCAAACTAAGCTTAAGTGTGGGTTCCTTCACTATCGTAGAACCAAGTGACTGTTTTGTTATTGGGTTTCCCacagatattttttttatatattttaatagattTCTCACTATCTCTGCTTTTTAACTAAATCAATACTTTCAAGTTGGGAGGCTGTTTTCCAATTTTgttgatataaatttttgttGACCTCTATGCAAAGTGCACAGTATTGCCTTAGGTCTTTGTTATGTTGGGTGGATTCTTGATTCATTGTTGAATTGCTTCATGTCATATATAGGTCTGCTGACAGCTGTTCATAAGGATTACTTCAAGGTTATTGCTCATAGAGAGTTGCTTTTCAATGATTTTGGTGACCGTGTTGCACAGCTACTGCATGTTGAACTACTTGCACCTTTCGCACAATGTCGAACCAAGAACGTTCGGCAAGAAATGTTGATAGTGAACACACACCTTTTGTTTCCTCATGATTCAAGTTTCTCTATGGAACGTCTGCGACAGGTAAATCAATCTTTATATGGTCATTTTTCTCAGCAGCAGAGCGAAAATCTCCTTCAATTTTTACTGATACATTTGTCTCCAATCATGGTTGCACAGGTCTACAAGATTTTGCAATATGTGGACTCATACCAGAAAGAAAATAAGCTTAACCCCTTGCCAATCATTCTGTGCGGGTAATACATAACTACCTCTTCTTGTGTTTGTTTTTGGATTCGAACGTCACTGGCCTATTTTGCTAAatcttttgtaattttgaaGTGACTGGAATGGGAGCAAGCGCGGCCATATTTACAAATTCCTCAGATCTCAAGGATTTGTATCATCGTATGATATTGCTCACCAGTACACTGATACTGATGCTCAAAAGGTCCCTTATCTTTCATTGCTTAATCTACTCATGACCCCCCGACATTGCAAACCTACTTTGATGCTGATTCCTTTTCTATTTTGCAGTGGGTGAGCCACCGTAATCACCGCGGGAACATCTGTGGTGTGGATTTTATATGGCTTTTGAATCCAAATAGCTACAGGAAATTGCTGAAAACAAGTTGGAGAAATGCAATTTTCAGTATGTTCAAGGTAAAGATAGTATATTCTTTAACTTTAGTAGCTGGTCATTGGGCATCATCTGATTATATGTTGAAATCATGATTGCAAAGCATTCCACTTTGGTCACAATAAGAAGCTGAAACTTGATGCAGATTCCACTATGATTACCTACATGCTTTTCTGTTGTAATTCCAATTTTATGTGAAATATTGTTGTGCAGGAtttgaatcttgtggttttTCTCTTAATTAGTTCCTAGTCCTTGGTCCActttattttatacatgaaCGTGTGTATGACATGTTTTGATTTGTTCAGCATtgtaaaagaatgaaattttccttttaGAGGGTACTCTATCTAACTATTAGTTCAATTTCAGTATCAACTTCGTCGAGCCTCGTTGACTGAGAAAGATGCATTTGCTTTCCTTAAAGCAGACAGTGATGGTGATTACATTACATATGCTGGGTTTTGTGAAGCACTCCGGCAGGTACTTTCAAGTCATGAACTCATAACGTCTCTACCACTGTACATGTGCTGCAGTCTGCACACATGTGGATTGAACTTCCAGAGGattttctgttctttctcttaTTCTATCCTGTGAAACGATGCTAAACATTTGTACCCTGACCCACAGCTTAATTTGATTGGTCAATGCTATGGGCTGAGTGCTGAGGAGATAAACGACTTGTGGTTGCAAGCAGATATAGATGGAAATGGAGTTCTTGATTACAATGAATTTCAGGTATTGACACAAACTGATTTTAGAGAATTTTTACAGTTCTCTTCCGTGATTGAGTTATTTCTTATTTGTCTATTTATTCACATAATTCACAAGTTGATTTACTGTATAAAACTGCAATGAGATTGTTTTAAACTTGAAGGCACTTCGGCTTGATAATTGATATCATGGGTTTATTAAGAGCATAGCAATCCTAGTAGTTACTGTATTTGATTTAATGGCGTGATGTATATTTGTCTGAGCATCAAACAGTCTACATTTGACTTAACTTTCTATTATATTAGGTTAGAAGCAATCTATCTTCACGTAGGAATAAAATGTATCTAGAGATTCAAAAGACTTTGAAACACACACAATTgaatcatatttttgttttttaagatCCAAATGACTTTGAAACATACACAATTGAATCATATTTCTGTTTTTTAATAGCAGCATCGGGTATGGAATCCTTCACGGTCAGAGCCAAGAGATGGTATTTGCGATGAGTCATGGGACGGCATTGTTAGTGATACAGAAGAAACCATTGGTTTTAGTGTCAAGAATGCAGTTCTCTTCCCCAGCGAAGCTGAGAAAGGAACATGGCCCGAAGATTATTCACTTTCTGATCACGCCAAACTTACAGTGGTGTTTTCACCTGTAAGAATGCTATGCTGTCAATTGTCCCGTTAGTTTTCTTGAATGTTGATTGCCTTGGAACtgaatttttaagtaaaagagACTTTGAGGGTTGTAGCCAGACTACAAGATTCTCAAACTGCTGCCTGAGTTGTCGAACGGGGAGACTTATGCTTGCTTCCAACTGAACTCTGCTGAAGATAATAATACCACCTTGAGGTTTGTAAGTAAAGATAGTACAAGAGGGTGCCTAGTCTTTCAGAAGAGATATGGCTGATGCCTGTATCTTGGTGTTCATTCAAAGTGTCTGTTCATGTCGATCAAAGACTTACTCTAGCGTTCAAGTATAATGCCATAATGGGTTCATGTCGTCATTTCCTCTTCTTACTCTCTACATGTTCCATGCTCGTATATAACGATAGAGGTGGAAGTATATAGAGTAAGTAGGAAATgtaaatatttagttttaatgAAAGAGTAGTAGCTTAGAGACTAATCTACTGAGCATTTTGACTGCTGCAATGTTCAGTCTTGATTGTAATACAACAACTGTTAATGCTTCTTCAAactaaaatgatatttttgcactatattttacttaattactcatcatcacatgtataatatataattatctaacatgtattcatatataattcacctctctctcaTTATAGTTATAGAGAGTAATTAGACTATTTCTGAGTAAAGCTTTCCCTGTTTTTATTGATGCTTCTCCTTGGTAGAAGAAATTTTAAACCTGTATGTAAGTAGAAAGTTTTTGACTGATGAATTATTTGCTCATTAGTTGTTCTTGCGGCTGGCTAGCTCTTGACTTTATTACCAATTGAGCATTTGCTCTTTGTACAAGCAAACAAAGAGCTAGTAAGAGCCATTGTATGTATTATTGAAACCAATTTGAAGCAACCTTGATCTCTGTCTAGTACTGTTTTGACTAATCGTGTTACATTTCTAACTCGATAACGAATTAAATCTCGAATAttctaataacaataataactttatggcaacaattattttatcattgcACTGTTCTCCTTGtgtaataattgaaaataaaaatagagaacCATTTGTGTATGGATCGTATTGTTGGTAAACAAAATTATGAAGAGAGGAGTGAATATCATAGTCCAAATACAATCATTGAGCCCCCAGCATATAGTACGAATCTTTCTTTTAAAAGAGTAGTAAAAAAGTTTGGGGCTTGTCACACCTTTTAATACTTTGAACTTTTGAGAAAAGACCCATTGGCCTACAACTACAAGCACATGTTGCTTTTTCATacgttaaaaaaataacattaggACCAAAAAGTTCGATAATAAAACAATTTCTCATTTCTAGTCGTAATTAAAGTTATAAAGATCATTGCACATCCACTTTTAGCCGAAAATCGAAAAGCATGACGGGATGGTGGGTgctaagaagaaaattattagtAGTATTGATTTGTAAGAGAGCAAGAACACAAAATCCTCGTTCAATTATGCAATTATTATTCTTGATATTCAAAACTAAAGATATTCGTACATAATTCATTGGTAAGTTTATCAATTATTGCATATATAACGTGAGATAAGTATCAACTTCAAGATAAAGCAAGAGTTATTTAAATGATTGAGTATCTTCAACATTAATCAAAGATTTGAGTTACTCcagaaaaaaagttaaaacactATTGAACCTTCAACGgcatgatttaaaaaaaaattgtcccaagttcaaaattttctagatgtaaaaatattaattttagattATTTCTTTCGATTTGATAGATAATACCTAGACTTAGTCGAAATAGTATGAGCTAACCCAACACCACActtataaaaagataaaataagggTGTCCTTTTCTTTGCTTATATAGCACTAAGTAAGAGCTATATAATGAAATAGATCGAAGAGGTGCAGATAAGGAAGAAAAAGGGATGATGAAAATGACAACACATAGTGCTTCCACCGTCCCTTGTCCAATTCTTGATAGTACATCTCTTCAACAAACACTTATAAATATCTTTTAGTTGAGATATAATATATCgtaatttaattataatcaatatatataactcatttaattttaaatatgtataaatcgACATGAAATACACTTTTTTATAATACGTCTATGCAAACTAGACAAAATACTAAACAGTCCCCGCTGAGGGCATCTTCCTACcgaagaaaaacaagaaaacgaaacttctttttattttagccaaaacagtatttttttttctttcgatATTTTCGTTTcacttatataatttaaatatttatttgtgtatTGAAAATTGAAGAGCATAATATGAGGTGAAatcaagataaaaaatatatttatgtattagatttctttaaataatatcacataaaatacgAGTGacgaaatattaaattaatttgccGACCAAGATAAATCGTGCTAGCTATTACGCCGTATTCATGCTAACCGCTCATATTTAATTTGGAATACCCTTATAAATTAGtactaaaataataatgtattataTAATCCTTAATTATTTCAAGGCATGTCATTTATGGGAAAATGAATAGTCTGCCTGGTCTATTTTACAatgacctatatactttttagGGGGAAAAAAGAGTTTTAATTTCACTAGTTCATTTAATAAAGTTTTATTACTTCATTCTAATctcaattttgaatatttaaaaattacttcATAATAATGTAATTGCCaatactaaaattaatttactaaaatatatcccaaattaaaaaattaattagtaaatttcgtaaaaatgaaatattgcCAACAGTAAAAGTTAAAAGGGTATACaacagaaaaattattttcttgattttatgaaTTAGACAcgtaaaaatgaaatattaaaaggaacctattaaaataatactagtaattatttttgtaaaagtgGTGTGGTGGTACTTTGCTGGCTCCTTTGTTGCTAGTACTTAATATTTGGAAGgaagaaaagatatatatagAATTCGAAGTATAAacggtataaaatattaacaaaagttttaaaatggtatataaatttttatattaatcaaaacggtaaaatcgctccaccaacaaCGACTTACCCCAccagaaaaagcaaaatcgcagcctctgcagcgattttgcaaaatgtgattttttttaaaaaaaatgaaatcgctgcctaggtagcgatatatagaaaaaaaaattaaaaataaggaaatcgCTGCGGGGCATcgatttcaaaaagaataattaaggaAATCTCTGCAGGGGCAacgatttcaaaatttaatatttttttttatgaaatcgcTGCTCCAAGCAGCgatttctttattctttttttaaaaaaatttcgtTTTTTGAAATCCCTGGGGCAGTGTTTTccttactttttaaaaaaaaaattatgaaatcgCTGCAGcgatttctttattttttaaaaaaattcttttttaaatattaaatcgCTGCCACTGCAACGGTttccttaattattatttttttaaatttttttcttttggaaatcgcttcattttttttaaaaaaaaaaatcagattttgcaaaatcgctgcagaggcagcgattttgcttttccCGGTGGGGGTAAGCCGCTGTTGGCGTAGCGATTTTatcgttttggttaatataaaattttatataccattttggaatttttgttaatattttgtaccctttagGCTTCggactcgatatatatatatatatatacacacacacattttcgaacttttgaaaatgatatgttaatattttttgatatattttttattcattagtcTCACCGTTCAATAACTAATGCATATATACTCCTCCCATTAAcaaaaaacttaaatatttagTCAATCTGAATTGAACCGTAAAATTATGTCACatgtataaaataagtttttcgTTAATAAAAGAGGAAAATGAAAACTAATTATTAAACAACAAGCACAATAATAGAACAAAAATATTACCGAGGATATtaacatatcatttttaataattcaaaatatatttgttcTTTTCCCTACTTTGAATGAAAGATTCCTCCCCCACCcaactctctttttctttttcacttttccATATCTCgccttttttagaaaaataaaaataaaaatttgtattcaatatttatatttggtgTAATTTAATTAATCTTGATTACTGTAGTATTAAAGCTTGTTTAGAGAAGATAGTCCTATCAAAAAGATTTTCATATAAATGGAAGATccaatttttctattaaaatacGATAACATTCGCAATATAGAagttaagtaattttatttatgagaaaTTTTCTCCTAATATGTTTAAGTTTCTTTAATACTAGTTTTATTATATGTAGGCTGTTTGGTCAAACCATATCAATAATATACTTTTAGTATGTTTTTGATTGCCATCTATTTATCaccaatatatttataattgtaaCCTTTTGGGTGACACTATAATTACTTTTAAGggaaattttcacatatagcaaataaaaaatttatatttgtatgttatagtaaaatttgcataattccgctccatagcaaacatagaaactgtataattcgacATACATATAGAGTtcaagcaaattgtataaaacgaagtgtataaagcaagaaagagaaagacacatGGGCAGAGAACtatataaaaacgaagtgtataaaacaaattgtattattataagtgtatagaacaattttatacaatttgaatttgtataaaatgagaaagagagaaaaataaaagagacttgacaaggaatatacaattgaatcgaattgtataaaacgagaaagagagaaattagattcaatttgaaaattgtataaaatgagtagagagaaaggcaaaagaaactgagtaggggagtatttttattgtaattataaGTGTGTAGGAAGAAAATATTTGTACTTGCagttgtatatataattttctcacgatttatacaaacaaaaacacaattagtatatttcgcttctgtttgtataagtaaGAAAGGCGAGGGTCGCGAGCGAGATtcgggagagtggcgagcgagatctggaagagggaagagaggggaacaaaaatatatgtatttatacaattttctctgttttatacaattacaaacaatttttatacatttgtgtttgtataaaaagtgagaaagcgagcgagagattggaggagagtgccgagcgagatatttgggagataATTATatctttgaagaaaataattaaaagaaaatagaattaagaaaatgaaaaacaagaGCATTACTCAAGAAAATAAGCAGAAACGTTCCATGAATCCATGTGTGAACACAATTTATTTAGGTTGTTTCgttaaagttatatttattgtgatttataatattaaatgacGGTTGGattgtataataaataaaattttgaaaaacttttaatattaattttaatctttAGTTTCTTAAAAGATTTTGGAAGAACAAATGTATCATTTATATTGAATCCGAAATTAATAGTTCTAAAAATTTTATctgatataaaatatataactaataccACAATTATGCTTTAAATAATACTCAGGGAGTAACAAAATAACTTATGCCAATGCTACATAAGACCAGAGGGCATATTGACTATATCAATATCTATATCTCCTCAAATTTATTCATTGAATTGCAAAGACTTCTTTAAAgtttgttcaatattttttaagagtAATTTTGagggtaaaaagaaaatatctttttgatttctttaaaactagtttttttttaaggttcattgttaaaaacaaaataatcttaaaaaaaaaatactgtcacaaaatacaaaaaataatgaatgacGAACcaataaatagttaaaaaaaaaaaactaggaaACAGATAGAGGAGGAGCAAAAAGACAAATAAGAAAAGAACCGGCCTTATCCAATACGCAAGGCCCAAAGgagaaaaaagagtaaaaagtagaagaaaagTTTGTGTTAAGTGGCTTAATGATTGATGATTGCGTGGTGATGAATTAagaattttcattataaaaattttaaaatatgagaacgtgaattttgaatttatatgtcaaaattttttattattgaaaagaGATTAGGAAGAGGCTCCACCACTAGATTCTAGTGAATGTAGTGAAGAACAAATCGATTTATCTCAAATTTTAAGCTAGCGTTTGGTCatagatattcaaatatttttggcaaatattatttgggtgaaattttatcatgtgtttggccatagaatttgacaaacatatttcatttttttaagaaatatgatttatacccataagtttttaaaattatcaaactaaccataaatttgtattacatagCACAATAGAAATCTCACGTAACAAAATTTATGACTTCCGcaacaaatcaacaagaatcattacagtaaatattcgtatagtgaaaaggtcttggtacaaatcatgataatgaaaatacaactaatataaattcggggaaaaaaaaagagaagaaaacaaaaggaaataaatattggaATCACTGAAGAACATATGATTTCTCGTCTGAAAGAATTCAacctattctttaatataatcttccCACATTTTATGAACAATCTCTTCTCGATGAGCTTACATTTTCGAATCAGACGATCGAGAAGATGAAGCGATATTGTTACCCTGAGCCAGTAGTTCGTCACTTTCATCAACCaccatatcatcattttcattttcattgaatattccatcactactttggtgttcacgtaaaaaattatgcaatacaGCGCAAGCAATTACTATTTTCACTTGCATGTCACATTCATAGTTGTTCATGCCTTGTCTTAGTATTCTTAATCTACTTTTCCATGCACCAAAAGTTCTTTCAATTACATTGCGTAGAGAAGTATGTTTATAGTTAAATAGCTCTTTTCCATTCTTAGGCTCTCTTTCACTTCCTCGGTAGTCCTGCAAATGATAGCGCATTCCAATGAATGGAGCTAGAAATCCTCTTGTGTTCCGTAGACCAGCATCAACAACGTAATATTTatctaccaaaataaaataaatgcaattcatgttttatttagtagCTAGTTCATTAAGACTAACTGTAATAAAGGAATATATGAAATCAAAAGAATGCATGTAGAAGGGAGCTAATTGAATTGGTTGgtgtcaataaatatattatttttgtaaaataaaaagttaagggtaaaaattgaatttctaaaactttccaaataatgaaatttggcccaaatactagttttttctagtatttgagaatttggaaaatttatcaaaaatttttgccaaataataaaaaagtgtatAGACAAACAAAATTTGCCAAGTTTCTATTCAATATAAGTATATTACAACCCTCCTCTTTGAGAATGGGAagttgtaaataaatattaggGTTTAAGGAGGTAATAGATAGAggagaaattattatttttataagatgAAAGAAGACGAGTGTGTCTCacctttattttaattaaaatattttagaattgGTCCCAAATACTCATCTAAAAACACATGATACAACCCTCAAAGATTATTAGGAATAAGTTATATCAGGATTAGTTATCGCATGGTTAGTTATTTTGGGAAAATTTATCCGGTCATGGATATGAGATAATTTATTCTATCACTGTAATAAATTATCTCAAACAtgaaaaccaaaataaaatgaaattttttattccaTCACAGCTATATTTTTATTCTACCACTATTTACCTTTATCCCTCGTATCAACCGACCTCATAATATTTCATCATGAAGGTTAAGAGATCGATCCTTCTACCTGTGTTTTCTCAAACAAAATCATTATATTAGACTTGTGCACCCGAAAGGATAATACGAATTTGAgggttcaaaaataaaataaaaatgacgcAATTATAGAAAGTAAGGtgcaatattatttttcttttttttcgaAACACTAGTTGCCACTAGCGTAAGTAAACTAGTTttgacattattttttgttaaaaaaggtGGGCTAATAAATCTTTTCGCACACATTGATTAGAATGAGGCAAATGAAAGATGTTTATTTatcacaaataaattaaacaaaagaaaGGAGTGGTTGTCTAGAAAACAAATATACTACAAAATATTTTCCACTTTTAAAAAGACATACTACActattaaaaattgaaagtttgatcaataaataatcaaattagttttaatagtatatatttaaacaatttaacttAATCTTCACTAACAATTAAATGCTTATTCTCATCTCAATCGTGGacatcaaattttaatgatattcataaatttaaaaagtgtttaaataattaatttataaatttaatacttaAATGACACAAAAAAgagttaattatttaaagttatAATGCTGACTTGTCAACTGACATTAATTTGAGTGtgttatatattatgcctttaAG encodes the following:
- the LOC101253871 gene encoding uncharacterized calcium-binding protein At1g02270 isoform X2, whose translation is MGRKNRGTTNGRVSRIGTYAIASSIDEPNSISCTTFNILAPIYKRLNHEDQSCRESDYKANWLSRNNRILDWLLFERSSIICLQEFWVGNEELVGMYDKRLGDAGYNNFKLARTNNRGDGLLTAVHKDYFKVIAHRELLFNDFGDRVAQLLHVELLAPFAQCRTKNVRQEMLIVNTHLLFPHDSSFSMERLRQVYKILQYVDSYQKENKLNPLPIILCGDWNGSKRGHIYKFLRSQGFVSSYDIAHQYTDTDAQKWVSHRNHRGNICGVDFIWLLNPNSYRKLLKTSWRNAIFSMFKYQLRRASLTEKDAFAFLKADSDGDYITYAGFCEALRQLNLIGQCYGLSAEEINDLWLQADIDGNGVLDYNEFQHRVWNPSRSEPRDGICDESWDGIVSDTEETIGFSVKNAVLFPSEAEKGTWPEDYSLSDHAKLTVVFSPVRMLCCQLSR
- the LOC101253871 gene encoding uncharacterized calcium-binding protein At1g02270 isoform X1, whose translation is MGRKNRGTTNGRVSRIGTYAIASSIDEPNSISCTTFNILAPIYKRLNHEDQSCRESDYKANWLSRNNRILDWLLFERSSIICLQEFWVGNEELVGMYDKRLGDAGYNNFKLARTNNRGDGLLTAVHKDYFKVIAHRELLFNDFGDRVAQLLHVELLAPFAQCRTKNVRQEMLIVNTHLLFPHDSSFSMERLRQVYKILQYVDSYQKENKLNPLPIILCGDWNGSKRGHIYKFLRSQGFVSSYDIAHQYTDTDAQKWVSHRNHRGNICGVDFIWLLNPNSYRKLLKTSWRNAIFSMFKYQLRRASLTEKDAFAFLKADSDGDYITYAGFCEALRQLNLIGQCYGLSAEEINDLWLQADIDGNGVLDYNEFQQHRVWNPSRSEPRDGICDESWDGIVSDTEETIGFSVKNAVLFPSEAEKGTWPEDYSLSDHAKLTVVFSPVRMLCCQLSR